In Paracoccus liaowanqingii, one DNA window encodes the following:
- a CDS encoding MHYT domain-containing protein, which translates to MHGNHNEVLVFLALLIATATSYTALDLAGRFNAAISKKVRACWLSGAAFSLGGGIWSMHFVAMLAHSLPDMRPSYEPALTVLSFLIAVCATGLGFAIVGNFRQRVPALLLSGPLMGCGIAAMHFTGMAAQQISMVVSYDTAWVAVSLLVAIGAATAALWLSFMNTGQVEKLIAAGVMGAAISGMHFSGMRAATYSLLPNGGHFDTHSVNSDVLAIGVSTVTFLILSFGLLAATVDRRLAQQSQREAEWLRASEERFRTLYRRTPLPLHAVDRDDRIVDVSDAWLALLGFERSEIIGRGLGTFMTPESAQGRTSAPWPSPLEASAVRKIDANLVTKSGNIIDVEITGRIELDAEGNFLSRIEGLVDVTARKDAENALRQAQKMEMLGNLTGGVAHDFNNLLAIILSNLELLRKRIPESEGTHQLIDTAIQGVQRGSTLTQRMLHSRATRASLRSLSTLLPLFAAWPTSCSGHWDRSLSCCFRRPIWSPWRMWTRTSSRWRS; encoded by the coding sequence ATGCACGGCAACCACAACGAGGTTCTTGTTTTTTTGGCACTTCTGATCGCCACGGCGACGTCCTATACGGCGTTAGACCTTGCCGGCCGGTTCAATGCCGCCATTAGCAAGAAGGTACGTGCGTGCTGGCTTTCGGGAGCCGCATTTTCGCTCGGCGGCGGCATCTGGTCGATGCATTTCGTGGCTATGTTAGCGCACTCCCTGCCGGACATGCGTCCGTCTTACGAGCCCGCGCTGACGGTCCTGTCATTCTTGATCGCGGTCTGTGCCACGGGATTGGGCTTTGCGATCGTCGGCAATTTTCGCCAGCGGGTGCCGGCACTACTCTTGAGTGGTCCCCTCATGGGATGCGGGATCGCGGCAATGCATTTCACCGGTATGGCGGCCCAACAGATTTCGATGGTGGTAAGCTACGATACAGCCTGGGTAGCGGTTTCACTTCTTGTGGCGATAGGTGCCGCCACTGCCGCGCTTTGGCTCTCGTTTATGAACACAGGTCAGGTAGAGAAGCTTATTGCTGCCGGCGTCATGGGAGCAGCAATCTCAGGGATGCATTTTTCTGGCATGCGGGCCGCCACATATTCTTTATTGCCGAATGGCGGGCATTTTGACACCCACAGCGTGAACTCTGATGTGCTCGCTATTGGAGTTTCGACCGTCACGTTTTTGATTCTGTCGTTCGGACTACTGGCGGCTACGGTCGACCGCCGCCTTGCACAGCAAAGCCAAAGGGAAGCCGAATGGCTGAGAGCGAGCGAGGAGCGGTTTCGGACGTTATACCGTCGCACTCCGCTGCCACTGCATGCGGTGGATCGGGACGACCGTATAGTTGATGTCAGCGACGCATGGCTCGCCCTACTTGGATTCGAGCGAAGTGAGATTATTGGCCGTGGTCTTGGCACGTTTATGACGCCTGAGTCCGCGCAAGGCCGAACCAGTGCTCCATGGCCGTCGCCATTAGAAGCGAGCGCTGTTCGGAAAATCGACGCGAACCTTGTTACCAAATCGGGAAACATTATAGATGTCGAAATCACCGGCCGGATAGAATTGGATGCTGAGGGAAATTTCCTTTCTCGCATCGAAGGTCTGGTCGACGTCACCGCGCGCAAGGACGCCGAAAATGCCCTCAGGCAGGCGCAGAAAATGGAAATGCTGGGAAATTTAACCGGCGGCGTGGCCCACGACTTCAACAACCTCCTCGCCATTATTCTGAGTAATCTAGAGTTGTTGCGGAAACGAATTCCGGAGAGCGAAGGCACCCACCAACTGATCGATACCGCTATTCAAGGGGTCCAAAGAGGCTCGACCCTTACGCAACGTATGCTGCATTCGCGCGCCACCAGAGCCTCACTCCGAAGCCTGTCGACGTTGCTGCCCTTGTTCGCGGCATGGCCGACCTCCTGCAGCGGTCACTGGGACCGCAGTTTGAGTTGCTGCTTCCGAAGGCCAATCTGGTCGCCGTGGCGAATGTGGACGAGAACCAGCTCGAGATGGCGCTCCTGA